Within the Thermosynechococcus sichuanensis E542 genome, the region TTGCTAGTGTTGCTTCTCAATGGGGTGCAGAAGTTCCTTTTATGCGGCCAGCATCATTAGCCGATGACTATACAGGCACCACACAAGTCATTGCCCATGGTATTCAAGTATTGCAAGAGCAGGGTTATCATCCTGAGCTAGTGTGCTGCATCTACCCCGCCGTTCCTTTGCTACAAGTTGATGATCTCAAAGCCGCCTTTGACATGTTAGTTAGTTCTGACGCACCCTATGTTTTTCCAGTAACGACCTTTCCTTCTTCCATTCAGCGAGCTTTACGCCGACAGCCCTCTGGGCAGATGGAGCCTTTTTATCCAGAGTATGAGCAAGAACGCACCCAAGACTTAGAACCTGCTTACTATGACGCGGGGCAATTTTACTGGGGAAGGGCTGAAGCGTGGCTTGCAGATATGAGTATTCATCGGCAGGGCATTGGATTGGTTATTCCCCAATGGCGAGTTGTTGATGTTGATACCCTTGAGGATTGGCAACGTGCTGAGCTGATTTATCGAGCACTATACTCTAATCAGTTGGGGCAGGAGCAAGTCACATGTTAGTTGTTTTCCGTGTGGACTCTGCGACTCAGATCGGTACAGGGCACGTCATGCGTTGTTTAACCCTAGCGGAAGCCCTAAGGGAACAGGGAGCGCACTGTACATTTATTTGTCGAAATCACCCCTCCAATATCTATTCGTTAATTGAGAAAAAGAACTTTCCGCTATACTTACTGAAAAATCCCTCAGA harbors:
- the pseF gene encoding pseudaminic acid cytidylyltransferase, translating into MKVAIIPARGGSKRIPRKNIRDFCGKPMIAYAINIAQNSGLFDRIVVSTEDPEIASVASQWGAEVPFMRPASLADDYTGTTQVIAHGIQVLQEQGYHPELVCCIYPAVPLLQVDDLKAAFDMLVSSDAPYVFPVTTFPSSIQRALRRQPSGQMEPFYPEYEQERTQDLEPAYYDAGQFYWGRAEAWLADMSIHRQGIGLVIPQWRVVDVDTLEDWQRAELIYRALYSNQLGQEQVTC